Proteins from one Gibbsiella quercinecans genomic window:
- the istA gene encoding IS21 family transposase: MVAFGAALKPNEVYVEIQLLNKHGFSLRKIAAEVGCAVNTVRRHLALTAAPKYERKVKRVTKLAEYEDYLRERQTAARPDWIPATVLHREIVERGYQGGLSQLRAFMRSLRPMLPEEPPVRFETAMGEQLQVDWVEFRKGAAPLYAFCATLGYSRASYVEFVSDMKVTTLIACHERAFAAFGGVPRKVLYDNMKTVVLERDAYGEGQHRYHAGFLDYARHSGFIIKLCQPYRAQTKGKVERFNGYLRRSFYVPLASRLSQSGLQLDVVTANAEVARWLREVANERVHGTTQEKPAARLAEEVPYLQALAAPWRGDIAAARPQVQAAKEPAPPRRPAIVTERLAETTPEQHPLAVYEQLLFNVRQGVAV; this comes from the coding sequence ATGGTTGCTTTCGGAGCAGCCTTGAAACCCAACGAGGTGTACGTGGAAATTCAATTGTTGAACAAGCATGGTTTCAGTTTGCGCAAGATCGCCGCTGAAGTCGGCTGCGCTGTCAACACGGTGCGGCGGCACCTGGCTTTAACGGCTGCGCCGAAATATGAACGCAAGGTCAAGCGCGTCACCAAGCTGGCCGAGTACGAGGACTATCTACGTGAGCGGCAAACAGCGGCTCGGCCAGACTGGATCCCGGCGACTGTATTGCATCGCGAAATCGTCGAGCGCGGCTACCAGGGCGGCCTAAGCCAACTGCGGGCGTTCATGCGTTCACTGCGGCCGATGTTGCCGGAGGAACCGCCGGTGCGCTTCGAAACAGCGATGGGCGAGCAGTTGCAGGTCGATTGGGTTGAGTTCCGCAAGGGCGCTGCGCCGTTGTATGCGTTCTGCGCCACGCTGGGCTACAGCCGGGCCAGTTACGTTGAGTTCGTCAGCGACATGAAAGTGACCACACTGATCGCTTGTCATGAGCGGGCCTTTGCCGCATTCGGCGGCGTGCCGCGCAAGGTCCTGTACGACAACATGAAGACCGTGGTGCTCGAACGCGATGCGTACGGCGAGGGTCAACACCGCTACCATGCCGGTTTTCTCGACTATGCCAGGCACAGTGGGTTCATCATCAAGCTGTGCCAGCCGTACCGCGCGCAAACTAAGGGTAAGGTCGAGCGCTTCAACGGCTACCTGCGCCGTTCGTTTTATGTGCCGCTGGCGAGTCGCCTGAGCCAGAGCGGCTTGCAGCTCGATGTCGTCACCGCCAATGCCGAAGTGGCGCGTTGGCTGCGAGAGGTGGCCAATGAGCGGGTGCATGGCACGACCCAGGAAAAACCGGCCGCACGGCTGGCAGAGGAAGTGCCCTATCTGCAAGCGCTGGCGGCGCCGTGGCGCGGTGATATCGCTGCTGCGCGGCCGCAAGTGCAAGCCGCAAAGGAGCCCGCCCCGCC
- a CDS encoding ArdC family protein — translation MTIYLHTQVSAPNTAAATSISPLDPSGSSKTKFSKTKTDIYQTVTDSIISALEAGVKPWSCPWQRVTGMSRLPSNYATGAAYSGMNIMLLWSSASEQGFSDSRWMTYKQAQAEGGLVRKGDHGTTAFFYTTLEKENDDGETDYIPMLKTFTVFNVEQIDGLPLSNEVVFPAETFEPLPRAEALFRTSGATIIEKGQNAFFAPSTDEIRLPERYLFADAANFYATGLHELVHWSGAKSRLNREMKGKFGSEDYAFEELIAELGSTFLMADLEIVGEVQHESYIASWLKALKNDKRYIFKAASAASKAHRYLMDKA, via the coding sequence ATGACTATTTACCTGCATACCCAGGTTAGCGCCCCTAACACCGCAGCGGCGACCAGCATATCCCCGCTGGACCCGTCAGGCTCCTCAAAAACGAAATTTTCCAAAACCAAAACTGATATTTATCAGACCGTCACTGACAGCATTATTTCTGCGCTAGAAGCAGGCGTTAAACCGTGGTCCTGCCCGTGGCAGCGTGTAACGGGCATGTCAAGATTACCCTCAAATTACGCTACTGGTGCTGCTTACAGTGGGATGAATATCATGTTGTTGTGGAGCAGTGCGTCCGAGCAGGGATTCAGTGATTCACGTTGGATGACCTACAAACAGGCGCAAGCGGAAGGCGGGCTGGTGCGTAAAGGAGATCACGGCACTACCGCCTTTTTCTATACCACGCTGGAAAAGGAAAATGACGACGGAGAAACTGACTATATCCCGATGCTGAAGACGTTCACCGTGTTTAATGTTGAGCAAATTGATGGTTTGCCTCTGAGTAACGAAGTAGTTTTCCCGGCAGAGACCTTTGAGCCCTTACCGCGTGCGGAAGCGCTTTTCCGTACCAGTGGTGCAACAATCATCGAGAAGGGACAGAATGCCTTTTTTGCACCATCAACTGACGAAATCCGCTTACCGGAACGGTATCTTTTTGCAGACGCGGCCAATTTCTACGCTACGGGCCTGCATGAGCTGGTTCACTGGAGCGGGGCGAAAAGTCGGCTGAACCGAGAAATGAAAGGGAAGTTTGGCAGTGAAGATTATGCTTTTGAGGAGTTGATCGCCGAACTGGGAAGCACGTTCCTGATGGCAGACTTGGAGATTGTCGGAGAGGTTCAGCATGAAAGCTATATCGCTTCCTGGCTGAAAGCACTGAAGAACGACAAACGCTATATTTTCAAGGCCGCCAGCGCGGCATCCAAAGCGCATCGTTATTTGATGGATAAAGCCTGA
- a CDS encoding NACHT domain-containing protein: MAKNNRDDFSERTKLQIAKRVGWLCSFPMCRKWTVGATSDGESEINIGTAAHICAAAPGGPRYDGNMSPEERSSAKNGMWMCRDHGKAIDSSDPEFTVEKLLKWKREAEIEAWKRVLHSDVVRGTGGCADTEVVMRARVAAVNDLEVFRRTHKWPGSSVALMLDIQGLDEPVITSAIAGMAIRLDDLILVAGPGMGKTTTLFQIAESMLTTNLGTPLVVSLGDWATENTTILDSILKRPAFRDVSEDDLRKVANHPGVVLLLDGWNELDASARTRARTQITRLKAELPELSFIISTRKQSRDIPFEGTHVTLLPLNQDQQIQIAVALRGNYGKRILDQAWRTAGLRELVTIPLYLMALTSLPENAPVPTTKEQILRHFVEAHEKEASHAEALYSGTYGFQQNYMKGLAEVATRVVNSTIVDFSARKSISDTATLLVDSGQIAIKPQPEIVLDVLVSNHVLMRTGNTPGYSFQHQQFQEWYASHLVERRLIADINARETREALKAEVFNYPRWEEAILFAIERMAYSDAKQQVICSKAIIAAFEVDPILAAEMIFRSTDDVWSQISTVIQNLVAHWHVPGTVDRAVRFMITSGRPEFLDYVWPLISDEDEQISLHALRNCRIFRTSIFGEAAGEIINTLSPRMRSLLLSEIASRSGIDGLDLAVSIAKNDPDSQVQVSVIDALVFRRADLHVAEMLREVNSTILDLIVSKGVADEIQDENVREILATAHKRQEMQAVSPSNRLRALIATENTEDDYAELVGIISTMEIESNEEQLIDKLHRSYPQTVAEGLLERVRAGRSLCTSVGAILASARFTLEDEMLVNLVLVNPEDYDARANAAASVLGPGAVGHLIDVLADLELCNQAEGKYEESKWKRYQGLRTRIGSAQGSSLVDAILKRAVPAEDRLIELFTDLLLSHPNGEESYSRSFDADTILVIQRLFEEWANRMLASKKAKRRVKARVAMLASLAPSVKQLPLLKQLLDDNLQRYREFRKEAETAGWRPCEAVNEARTPMLNEYQSAFQTIQSPETTAIMQTYLCDKYFGALAARVLAEQWRTLNAPSSGKRFLSGVDFSNVKAKHMALTHSPDETSLEAEAIFNAIDQLITQDATSEQKQLAVELGIIASQLPHGRRDDVIKTLIAVAPRQIRADLLTSIVLSGDGIDTKVVVESTVELIEAAIAEPWILSEGQGYQLKAWLRLLPFMKEPEEALSVIRSLPASYRDPYFLEEMVRGFCHSPSPYAEDALFKLAEENTSLYANYHWRTTALRLETLSSVHRIIDLTAQGVFESRSSDNWHFEKILGNLLEIHSGLRAYIYGLLIDGPISPGLEALARIIAQSPDEEGVLLLLNFERSLNRRFMDWRTINKMITQDIPSETWQGTFEIVPVPAGSLRMKLFELVTDGGPDDVAAYWMRKIDCSRDEYGIPEDEPRHPDIASGRPWPVSLALLDV, translated from the coding sequence ATGGCCAAGAATAATCGAGATGATTTCTCTGAGAGAACCAAACTCCAGATCGCGAAGCGTGTTGGATGGTTATGCTCATTCCCTATGTGCCGTAAGTGGACAGTAGGCGCAACGTCAGATGGGGAAAGTGAAATCAACATCGGTACAGCAGCACATATATGTGCTGCTGCTCCGGGTGGGCCTCGCTATGACGGGAATATGTCACCGGAGGAGCGATCTTCTGCCAAGAACGGTATGTGGATGTGCCGCGATCACGGTAAAGCAATAGATTCAAGCGATCCAGAGTTTACCGTAGAGAAACTGCTCAAGTGGAAACGAGAGGCAGAAATAGAAGCTTGGAAGAGGGTACTGCATAGCGATGTGGTTCGTGGTACTGGAGGGTGTGCAGATACAGAGGTAGTGATGCGGGCTCGGGTTGCTGCCGTAAATGATCTCGAGGTATTCCGTCGAACCCATAAATGGCCTGGTTCGTCTGTGGCTCTCATGTTAGATATTCAAGGTTTAGATGAGCCAGTAATAACCAGTGCGATCGCAGGGATGGCTATAAGGCTGGATGATTTAATTCTTGTCGCCGGGCCAGGAATGGGTAAAACCACAACGCTTTTCCAGATAGCGGAAAGTATGTTGACTACAAACCTTGGTACGCCTCTTGTCGTGTCGCTGGGGGATTGGGCTACCGAAAATACGACGATCCTCGACTCTATTCTTAAACGACCCGCTTTCCGAGATGTTTCAGAGGATGACTTGCGTAAGGTCGCTAATCACCCTGGTGTTGTGTTACTACTCGATGGTTGGAACGAATTGGATGCTAGCGCACGTACCCGTGCTCGAACTCAAATCACCAGACTCAAAGCAGAGCTGCCTGAACTTAGCTTTATCATCTCGACGCGTAAGCAATCTCGGGACATTCCTTTTGAAGGAACACATGTAACACTTTTACCGCTTAATCAGGATCAGCAAATCCAGATCGCAGTTGCCTTACGCGGGAATTATGGCAAAAGGATCTTGGATCAAGCCTGGCGTACCGCTGGCCTACGTGAACTTGTAACAATACCTCTCTATCTGATGGCGTTGACCTCACTTCCAGAAAACGCCCCGGTTCCGACAACAAAAGAACAAATACTTCGGCATTTTGTTGAGGCGCATGAAAAGGAAGCAAGTCATGCCGAAGCGTTGTATTCCGGTACTTATGGATTTCAGCAAAACTACATGAAAGGGCTAGCTGAAGTCGCCACGCGGGTAGTTAACTCAACTATTGTTGACTTTAGTGCACGGAAATCGATATCCGACACGGCAACTTTGCTGGTGGACAGCGGGCAGATAGCGATCAAACCCCAACCAGAAATTGTACTAGATGTGCTCGTCAGCAATCATGTACTGATGCGTACAGGGAATACTCCTGGTTATTCGTTTCAGCATCAGCAATTTCAGGAATGGTATGCCTCTCACTTGGTTGAACGCCGGTTGATTGCGGACATCAATGCCCGGGAAACACGAGAAGCACTTAAAGCAGAGGTATTTAACTATCCCAGATGGGAAGAAGCCATACTTTTTGCCATAGAGCGTATGGCATACAGTGATGCGAAACAGCAGGTTATTTGTAGCAAGGCGATAATTGCTGCATTTGAGGTCGACCCAATTCTCGCTGCAGAGATGATTTTTCGATCAACAGACGATGTATGGTCGCAAATATCGACTGTTATTCAGAATCTCGTGGCTCATTGGCATGTGCCAGGAACAGTGGATCGCGCTGTCCGTTTCATGATTACATCTGGCCGTCCTGAATTCCTTGATTATGTCTGGCCGTTGATCTCTGATGAAGATGAGCAGATCAGCCTTCATGCTTTACGCAATTGCAGAATATTCAGGACTTCGATTTTCGGGGAGGCGGCAGGAGAAATAATCAATACCCTGTCTCCCAGAATGCGTTCATTACTTTTATCCGAGATAGCATCTCGCAGTGGTATCGATGGCCTCGATCTTGCTGTCTCCATTGCGAAGAATGACCCTGATTCGCAGGTCCAAGTCTCTGTCATTGATGCTTTGGTATTTCGGCGAGCAGATCTCCATGTGGCTGAAATGTTGCGAGAGGTGAATAGCACAATCTTAGATCTGATTGTGAGCAAAGGCGTTGCCGATGAGATACAGGATGAAAACGTTAGAGAAATACTCGCGACAGCACATAAGCGGCAAGAAATGCAGGCCGTATCACCCTCTAATCGGCTTCGCGCGCTGATCGCTACAGAGAATACTGAGGACGATTACGCTGAATTAGTTGGCATCATCAGCACAATGGAGATTGAATCAAATGAAGAACAGCTGATCGATAAGCTACACCGCAGTTACCCTCAAACTGTTGCAGAGGGATTATTAGAGCGTGTAAGGGCTGGACGATCACTTTGTACTAGTGTGGGCGCTATTCTGGCATCAGCCAGATTTACTTTAGAAGATGAAATGCTGGTGAATCTGGTGCTGGTTAACCCTGAAGACTATGACGCTCGTGCTAACGCCGCGGCCTCAGTACTTGGGCCAGGGGCTGTTGGTCATCTTATTGATGTATTGGCCGATCTTGAGTTATGTAATCAGGCCGAAGGTAAATACGAAGAGTCCAAATGGAAACGCTATCAAGGGCTGAGAACTCGTATTGGCTCTGCCCAAGGTTCAAGCCTTGTTGACGCTATTCTCAAGCGAGCTGTACCGGCCGAAGACAGGCTAATTGAATTGTTTACTGACCTGCTTTTATCCCATCCCAACGGTGAGGAATCTTATAGCAGATCTTTCGATGCAGACACTATTCTGGTAATACAACGGTTATTTGAAGAGTGGGCTAATCGTATGCTTGCTTCGAAAAAAGCAAAGCGTAGGGTAAAAGCAAGAGTTGCAATGCTTGCGAGTCTTGCCCCATCAGTGAAACAGTTACCTCTTTTGAAACAACTGCTGGACGATAACCTCCAGCGTTACAGAGAGTTTCGAAAAGAAGCGGAGACAGCCGGGTGGAGACCATGCGAAGCGGTTAATGAGGCTAGAACCCCGATGCTCAACGAATATCAGAGCGCCTTTCAGACAATTCAATCTCCAGAAACAACTGCAATTATGCAGACGTATCTGTGTGACAAATATTTTGGTGCGCTAGCGGCACGAGTCCTTGCCGAACAATGGCGAACGTTAAACGCTCCATCAAGTGGAAAACGATTTTTAAGTGGTGTTGATTTCTCAAATGTGAAGGCGAAACATATGGCTCTAACCCACTCCCCTGATGAAACATCTCTTGAAGCAGAAGCTATATTTAACGCAATTGACCAACTGATTACGCAAGACGCGACGAGCGAACAAAAACAGCTTGCTGTCGAACTGGGTATTATTGCATCGCAGTTGCCCCATGGGCGGCGTGATGATGTTATCAAAACTCTCATTGCAGTTGCACCGAGGCAAATACGAGCAGATTTGCTTACCAGCATCGTGCTATCGGGAGATGGTATAGATACAAAGGTCGTTGTTGAAAGTACCGTTGAGCTTATAGAGGCAGCAATCGCTGAACCGTGGATATTAAGCGAGGGGCAAGGGTATCAATTAAAAGCGTGGTTACGGCTTTTACCGTTTATGAAGGAGCCTGAAGAAGCCTTGAGCGTCATTCGTAGTCTGCCTGCCTCATATCGGGATCCCTATTTTTTGGAAGAGATGGTCAGAGGATTTTGCCATTCACCTTCCCCATATGCAGAAGATGCCCTTTTCAAGTTAGCCGAAGAAAACACAAGCCTCTATGCGAACTACCACTGGAGAACCACCGCTTTACGTCTTGAAACACTATCTTCGGTGCACCGTATCATCGACTTAACTGCTCAGGGTGTATTTGAAAGCCGATCCAGTGATAACTGGCATTTTGAGAAAATACTTGGGAACCTGCTTGAGATTCATTCTGGTTTGCGTGCGTACATATACGGTTTGTTGATAGATGGACCAATCTCACCGGGCCTTGAGGCGCTCGCCCGTATTATTGCGCAGAGCCCAGACGAAGAGGGAGTACTATTACTGCTCAATTTTGAGAGGAGCTTGAATCGTAGATTTATGGATTGGCGAACAATAAATAAAATGATCACCCAAGATATTCCGTCAGAAACGTGGCAAGGTACGTTTGAAATTGTACCCGTTCCGGCAGGCAGTTTACGGATGAAATTGTTTGAATTGGTGACGGACGGAGGCCCCGATGACGTAGCTGCCTACTGGATGCGTAAGATAGACTGCAGCAGGGATGAATACGGAATTCCAGAAGATGAGCCGCGCCATCCGGACATCGCATCCGGTAGGCCGTGGCCTGTCTCCCTAGCGCTGTTAGATGTGTAG
- a CDS encoding IS3 family transposase (programmed frameshift) has product MKKTRYTEEQIAFALKQAETGTRVGEVCRKMGISEATFYNLKKKFAGLGMTELRRLRQLEDENQRLKKLVADLSLDKEMLQEVLKPKVLRPAQKRQAVHFLQEAYRISVRRGCGLLMQNRTVYHWQSRRDDRAITLRIREIAETRIRYGCPRIHIQLRREGWRVNHKKTHRIYCLEGLNLRRKRPRRHVSAAHRLQRPVLTHIDQCWSMDFVSDNLFNGRRFRALTVVDNFSRECMAIHAGRSLKGEDVVGVMEGLRVLGKHLPVRIQTDNGSEFISKSLDKWAYEHGVTMDFSRPGKPTDNPFIESFNGSLRDECLNIHRFLSLEDAQDKLDNWRREYNHERTHSSLNDMTPAEFIRSLRKAEDL; this is encoded by the exons ATGAAAAAGACCCGCTATACCGAAGAACAGATTGCGTTTGCGCTGAAACAGGCCGAAACCGGCACCCGCGTCGGGGAAGTTTGCAGAAAGATGGGCATTTCTGAGGCCACTTTTTATAACTTGAAGAAGAAATTCGCCGGTCTGGGCATGACGGAACTGCGACGTCTGCGGCAACTGGAAGATGAAAACCAGCGGCTGAAGAAGCTGGTCGCTGATCTGAGTCTGGATAAAGAAATGCTGCAGGAGGTACTGAAGC CAAAAGTTCTGAGGCCGGCTCAGAAGCGCCAGGCGGTGCATTTCCTGCAGGAAGCATACCGTATCAGCGTCCGTCGGGGATGCGGGTTGCTGATGCAGAACAGAACTGTCTACCACTGGCAGAGCCGGCGTGACGATCGGGCGATAACCCTGCGTATCCGGGAGATTGCAGAGACCCGGATACGGTATGGGTGTCCGCGTATTCATATCCAGCTGCGGCGGGAAGGCTGGCGGGTTAACCATAAGAAAACACACCGGATTTACTGTCTGGAAGGTCTCAACCTGCGCAGAAAGCGCCCCCGCAGACATGTCAGTGCAGCACATCGCCTGCAACGTCCAGTGCTGACCCATATCGATCAGTGCTGGAGTATGGATTTCGTGTCGGATAATCTGTTTAACGGGCGGCGTTTCCGGGCGCTGACTGTAGTCGATAATTTTAGCCGGGAGTGTATGGCGATCCATGCCGGAAGGTCGCTGAAAGGTGAGGATGTGGTCGGTGTGATGGAAGGGTTGCGGGTGCTGGGTAAGCACCTGCCGGTACGTATTCAGACAGATAACGGCAGCGAGTTTATCTCAAAAAGTCTGGATAAATGGGCGTATGAACACGGAGTGACCATGGACTTCTCGCGCCCCGGAAAGCCGACAGATAACCCGTTTATTGAATCATTTAACGGCAGTCTGCGGGATGAGTGTCTGAACATTCACCGGTTCCTGTCACTGGAAGATGCGCAGGACAAACTCGACAACTGGCGCAGGGAATATAATCATGAGAGAACACATTCATCATTAAATGATATGACTCCGGCTGAATTTATCCGAAGTCTCCGGAAAGCCGAAGATCTCTGA
- a CDS encoding DUF3644 domain-containing protein, with translation MSKFDKVDLAYDFLVSREKIQESFTIEELAAATGWKVQTCKTYPTKTWNKFISRDGKQYTTLGVKYISKEDFRYINTQKHMDSIPQSERSVNLKKAREFALLAVATYNNPFTDFKTFGFIVNIIIAYTSLFHAIFAKNGMSYSYLEDDGSPKLVDGQEKAWELKTCCQEYWPGIESAEKANLLFLIGLRNIIEHRGLPAIDLLTFGECQAAINNFENIIIKEFGEDNALMINLALAMQLTRATQQAQIDAIKQFQTENFNVVKNFMVDYKNELSDDIVQSQQYRLRALLVPLVGKNAKQSDLAIEFINVSNLSEDEVEKYESGIAFIKNVENQFKLKPTKVVSLVQKKEKSFNITTHTKFWKHYEARPIENDKKFKGKYCGYVEGFDGYLYCQEWVRFILAVYKDKDELKKILAY, from the coding sequence ATGAGCAAGTTTGATAAAGTTGACCTGGCATATGATTTTTTAGTTTCGAGAGAGAAAATCCAAGAATCGTTTACGATAGAGGAGTTAGCAGCAGCCACAGGATGGAAAGTCCAAACCTGTAAAACATATCCAACCAAAACTTGGAATAAATTCATTTCTAGAGATGGTAAGCAATATACCACTCTTGGAGTGAAATATATTAGCAAGGAAGATTTTCGATATATAAACACTCAGAAGCATATGGATTCAATCCCTCAATCAGAACGAAGTGTTAATTTAAAAAAAGCCAGGGAGTTTGCATTGCTTGCAGTCGCGACATATAATAATCCTTTTACTGACTTCAAAACTTTCGGTTTCATAGTAAATATTATTATTGCATACACCTCTCTTTTTCACGCTATTTTCGCCAAAAATGGTATGTCCTATAGTTATCTCGAAGATGATGGAAGTCCTAAGTTAGTAGATGGGCAAGAGAAGGCATGGGAGTTAAAAACCTGCTGTCAAGAGTATTGGCCCGGCATTGAGTCTGCTGAAAAAGCAAATTTACTGTTTCTCATTGGACTGAGGAATATAATTGAACATCGGGGGCTTCCAGCTATTGATTTATTAACATTTGGTGAGTGTCAGGCTGCGATTAATAATTTTGAAAATATTATCATAAAAGAGTTTGGAGAGGATAATGCACTGATGATTAATTTGGCTCTTGCAATGCAGTTGACAAGGGCTACTCAGCAAGCACAAATTGATGCCATAAAACAATTTCAAACTGAAAATTTTAATGTGGTTAAAAATTTTATGGTTGATTATAAAAATGAACTCTCTGATGATATAGTTCAAAGCCAGCAATATAGATTAAGAGCGTTACTAGTGCCACTAGTCGGAAAAAATGCCAAGCAATCAGATTTAGCAATTGAATTCATAAATGTCAGTAATCTGAGTGAAGATGAAGTGGAAAAATATGAGTCTGGCATAGCTTTCATAAAGAATGTCGAAAATCAATTCAAATTAAAGCCAACAAAAGTTGTTTCATTAGTTCAAAAGAAAGAAAAAAGCTTCAATATTACAACTCATACCAAATTTTGGAAGCACTATGAGGCCAGGCCTATTGAAAACGACAAGAAATTTAAAGGTAAATATTGTGGTTACGTTGAGGGGTTCGATGGATATCTGTATTGCCAGGAATGGGTCCGCTTTATTTTGGCTGTATATAAAGATAAAGATGAACTAAAAAAGATTCTCGCCTACTAA